A genomic region of Desulfosarcina ovata subsp. ovata contains the following coding sequences:
- a CDS encoding zinc-dependent dehydrogenase, translating into MKAAVVYGKNDIRIEDYPTPTAGEGEMVVRTRVSGICATDIKTLLGQGLPKELPTILGHEVVGEIAEIGAGVSGYAIGDRVAVYPIAVCGRCEYCRKGRHNLCDHEFGLAHGIEGGFAEYVRLPKQIIDIGGVVKIPDDLPFEKAVLAEPLSCVYASLKACRVAAGDHVVILGAGPMGLMHLKMAKWHGATVIVVDILDSRLKVAAAMGADHCINPSTTDHAAAIGKITDGKGAAVVIASLGIPKVVEANLKLTRKGGTFNVFGGPPAGEAISVDPRWLHYMEITLTGTFACSPDDFKKCLTLIETGEIRVDDLVSDTFTLDNFLDAVERAKAQEMIRGIVMF; encoded by the coding sequence GTGAAAGCGGCGGTTGTATACGGAAAAAACGATATTCGCATCGAAGACTACCCCACCCCCACTGCCGGTGAAGGGGAAATGGTGGTGCGCACCCGGGTCTCCGGGATCTGCGCCACCGATATCAAAACCCTGCTCGGCCAGGGCCTGCCCAAGGAGCTGCCCACGATTCTGGGCCACGAGGTGGTGGGCGAAATCGCCGAGATCGGGGCGGGTGTATCCGGTTATGCCATTGGCGACCGGGTCGCGGTCTATCCCATCGCCGTATGCGGCCGGTGCGAGTACTGCCGCAAGGGGCGGCATAATCTGTGCGACCATGAGTTCGGTCTGGCCCACGGCATCGAGGGCGGATTCGCCGAATACGTGCGTCTGCCGAAGCAGATCATCGACATCGGCGGTGTGGTCAAGATTCCGGACGACCTGCCTTTTGAGAAGGCGGTCCTGGCCGAGCCGCTCTCCTGTGTCTACGCCTCCCTGAAGGCATGCCGGGTAGCGGCCGGCGACCATGTGGTGATCCTGGGGGCCGGTCCCATGGGCCTCATGCACCTGAAAATGGCCAAGTGGCATGGGGCCACGGTGATCGTGGTCGATATCCTGGACAGCCGGCTGAAGGTGGCCGCGGCCATGGGTGCCGACCATTGCATCAACCCATCCACCACGGACCATGCCGCCGCCATCGGGAAGATCACCGATGGCAAGGGGGCTGCAGTGGTGATTGCCTCCCTGGGCATTCCCAAGGTCGTGGAAGCCAACCTGAAGCTGACCCGCAAGGGGGGAACCTTCAACGTCTTCGGCGGGCCTCCGGCCGGTGAGGCCATCAGTGTGGATCCCCGCTGGTTGCACTATATGGAGATTACCCTGACCGGCACGTTCGCCTGTTCCCCCGACGATTTCAAAAAATGCCTGACATTGATCGAAACGGGTGAGATCCGCGTGGACGACCTGGTGTCCGATACCTTCACCCTGGATAACTTTCTGGATGCCGTCGAACGGGCCAAGGCCCAGGAGATGATCCGGGGGATTGTGATGTTTTAG
- a CDS encoding sugar kinase codes for MTTQESGRQGEKIEIEIIGGRFDKVTTILEEFKPGDERFIRDYETLGIEPRGYNQVKHNEIEVKVPARLHPTVLDMNRFNLNRPGGGGLGVSIAIYFHAKIRAIDEPEIRASGERQLIVSHFGHIFKKLLGYPGGFEIELHDHKRRHVGLGSSIGTMCAACIGMNEVLGRPFHGWELRRIMGYNSCEESPENNGFLLPAFETGIGAMVGVNGGWVVASDDLMLAHRVELPNTKAIIFIPEVQSLEDEFRGKETSAESEVELLMRRARSLDALQAGAKAQIVLFDMLPAMIKGDLQKMGDALFDICYLGSKRAECEQHGNFGTPIYQYINVFRKIGVEIAGMSSVGPTVFALTQKPDVYDRVLSYLESLKISKTRIIETEVDNLGGTIREDGVERSFTNDNWLKG; via the coding sequence ATGACCACACAGGAAAGTGGGCGGCAGGGAGAGAAAATCGAAATAGAAATTATCGGGGGCCGTTTCGACAAGGTCACCACGATTCTCGAGGAATTCAAACCCGGTGATGAACGCTTTATCCGCGACTACGAAACGTTAGGTATCGAACCGAGAGGCTACAACCAGGTCAAGCATAACGAGATCGAGGTCAAGGTCCCGGCCCGGCTGCATCCCACGGTGCTCGACATGAACCGGTTCAACCTCAACCGCCCCGGGGGCGGGGGCCTCGGGGTCAGCATCGCGATCTACTTTCATGCCAAGATAAGGGCCATCGACGAACCGGAGATCCGCGCCTCCGGTGAACGGCAGCTCATCGTCAGCCATTTCGGACACATCTTCAAAAAACTGCTGGGATATCCCGGTGGGTTCGAGATCGAACTGCACGACCACAAACGCCGGCATGTGGGTCTGGGGTCTTCCATCGGCACCATGTGCGCGGCGTGCATCGGCATGAACGAGGTGCTGGGGCGGCCCTTCCATGGCTGGGAACTGCGTCGCATCATGGGCTACAACTCCTGTGAGGAGAGTCCGGAAAACAACGGTTTCCTGCTGCCCGCCTTCGAAACCGGCATCGGGGCCATGGTGGGCGTCAACGGCGGCTGGGTGGTGGCCAGTGACGATCTCATGCTGGCTCATCGGGTCGAGTTGCCCAATACCAAGGCGATTATTTTTATTCCGGAGGTCCAAAGCCTGGAAGACGAATTCCGCGGCAAGGAGACCTCGGCCGAATCCGAGGTGGAACTGCTGATGCGGCGGGCCCGGAGCCTGGATGCCCTGCAGGCCGGGGCCAAGGCCCAGATCGTTCTCTTCGATATGCTGCCGGCCATGATCAAGGGAGATCTGCAGAAGATGGGCGATGCTCTGTTCGACATCTGCTATCTGGGTTCCAAACGGGCCGAGTGTGAGCAGCACGGTAACTTCGGCACCCCCATTTACCAGTACATCAACGTCTTTAGAAAGATCGGAGTGGAGATTGCTGGCATGAGCTCGGTGGGGCCGACGGTATTCGCCTTGACCCAGAAACCGGATGTGTACGACCGGGTGCTCTCCTATCTCGAGTCGCTGAAGATTTCCAAGACGCGCATTATCGAGACCGAGGTGGACAACCTTGGCGGAACCATTCGCGAGGATGGCGTGGAGCGCAGTTTCACCAACGACAACTGGCTCAAGGGGTAG
- a CDS encoding phytochelatin synthase, with protein sequence MNLLRHLVRPYLYTRYGFHRLTASGSFRKGGVKYVDPSISPWWNPLKQAIWKHHVKQFHGSSCSVASVVACINALRSLGANGIRPITQAEILDQVPTGHWKQRMSSGGYHGRRGLPLPLLGQVIKDSIAIYGLTAGHVDIVPTPKNTPHQSPLRTLLKKRLIDFDRHGRGLLIAHFDQGSLIPTLNIPHISPVGAYDAKTDRVTMLDVDPDETRPYQVGFETFFNGLSTDYHHMFKMHGYGSGGYVYVALR encoded by the coding sequence ATGAATCTGTTGCGCCATCTGGTCCGCCCCTATCTTTACACCCGGTACGGTTTTCACCGTCTGACCGCCAGTGGGTCATTTCGTAAGGGTGGGGTGAAGTATGTCGATCCATCGATCAGCCCCTGGTGGAACCCACTCAAACAGGCCATCTGGAAGCATCATGTCAAGCAATTCCACGGCTCGTCATGCTCGGTGGCCAGCGTGGTGGCGTGCATCAATGCCCTCCGTTCATTGGGTGCCAACGGCATCCGCCCCATCACCCAGGCCGAAATCCTCGACCAGGTTCCCACCGGACACTGGAAACAGCGCATGAGCTCAGGCGGTTATCACGGTCGCCGCGGGCTGCCCCTGCCCCTGCTGGGCCAGGTAATCAAAGACAGCATCGCCATTTACGGGTTGACGGCCGGCCATGTGGACATTGTTCCCACGCCCAAAAACACGCCGCATCAATCACCGCTCCGGACGCTGCTGAAAAAACGGCTGATCGATTTTGACCGGCACGGCAGGGGATTGCTGATCGCCCATTTTGATCAGGGCAGCCTGATCCCCACCCTGAATATTCCCCATATTTCACCGGTGGGCGCCTATGATGCCAAAACCGACCGCGTCACCATGCTCGATGTGGATCCCGATGAAACGCGACCCTATCAGGTCGGTTTCGAAACCTTTTTCAACGGGCTGTCAACGGATTACCACCACATGTTTAAAATGCACGGCTACGGCAGTGGCGGGTATGTCTACGTCGCTCTCCGATAG
- a CDS encoding MFS transporter, producing MANTIGAFGALFTATIILLTGSGLLSTLLSTRMALAGFSTATSGLVLSCYFSGLLAGSFLCHRLIQRVGHIRAFTVFAATTTAAALLHGLYLSAWFWGALRFFSGTTSFGLFMVIESWLNECTEPHFRGRIFSIYMTLSYLGIGIGQQLLNVADIQGPDLFVISGILFALCLVPVSATEGVHPRLPETKPYHFMTIFRKSPLGMLGSMAAGLTNSAFYALTPLFCTQIGLTLHQLSWIMTTTVFSGLAAQWVIGSLSDRFDRTVVLSVIATAIAGFSAVMFIGGRHSFGALLAGMGVFGTMMFAVYPVAVARAHDIFGGQDAVAVSAGLLFAYSIGASMSPIVASGVMTLMGTPFGLFAFWCMVNAALAGITLYLRKREKIDIVPVEEQVAFVPMKSTSPVATAMDPRTEPEPGNP from the coding sequence ATGGCAAATACCATTGGTGCATTCGGCGCCCTGTTTACCGCCACGATCATTCTTTTGACCGGCAGCGGCCTGTTGAGTACCCTTCTCAGCACACGCATGGCACTGGCGGGATTTTCCACGGCCACGTCCGGCCTCGTTCTTTCCTGCTATTTTTCAGGCCTGCTGGCCGGATCGTTCCTGTGCCACCGGCTCATCCAGCGGGTGGGACACATCCGTGCCTTCACGGTCTTTGCCGCCACCACCACCGCCGCCGCCCTGCTCCACGGCCTCTACCTGTCGGCGTGGTTCTGGGGGGCGCTGCGATTTTTCAGCGGCACGACATCCTTCGGCCTATTCATGGTCATCGAAAGCTGGCTCAACGAGTGCACCGAACCGCACTTCCGCGGACGGATCTTCTCCATCTACATGACCTTGAGCTACCTGGGAATCGGCATCGGCCAGCAGCTGCTCAATGTCGCCGATATCCAGGGCCCCGATCTGTTCGTGATCAGCGGAATCCTTTTCGCACTGTGTCTCGTGCCGGTATCGGCCACCGAAGGGGTCCATCCACGCCTGCCGGAGACCAAGCCCTATCACTTCATGACCATCTTCCGAAAATCCCCCCTGGGAATGCTCGGCAGCATGGCCGCAGGACTTACCAACAGCGCGTTTTATGCCCTGACGCCGCTGTTCTGTACCCAAATCGGACTGACCCTGCACCAGTTGTCGTGGATCATGACCACGACCGTCTTCTCCGGCCTGGCGGCCCAATGGGTCATCGGCTCCCTGTCGGATCGGTTTGACCGTACCGTCGTGCTCAGCGTCATTGCCACCGCCATCGCCGGCTTCAGCGCCGTCATGTTCATCGGTGGCAGGCACTCCTTCGGGGCACTGCTGGCCGGCATGGGCGTTTTCGGCACCATGATGTTCGCGGTCTATCCGGTGGCGGTGGCCCGCGCCCACGACATTTTCGGTGGACAGGATGCCGTGGCGGTGAGCGCCGGTCTGCTCTTTGCCTACAGCATCGGCGCCAGCATGAGCCCGATCGTCGCCTCGGGAGTGATGACCCTGATGGGCACACCGTTCGGCCTCTTCGCCTTCTGGTGCATGGTCAACGCCGCACTTGCCGGCATTACCCTCTACTTACGCAAGCGGGAAAAAATCGATATTGTTCCGGTGGAGGAGCAGGTGGCCTTCGTGCCCATGAAGAGCACATCCCCGGTGGCAACGGCCATGGACCCCCGTACGGAGCCGGAACCGGGCAACCCGTAA
- a CDS encoding glycosyltransferase family 2 protein — MNNGKSPLVSVVLPTYNRAWTVRSAIDSVLNQDYTALELIVVDDGSTDGTADLLADYGTQIQVIRQSNQGVSAARNAGIQAAEGNLIALLDSDDAWLPGKVAAQVDFFSRHPDALICQTEELWIRNGARVNPGKRHRKEGGMIFERSLELCLVSPSAVMLHRSLLDEVGGFDPDLPACEDYDLWLRIAWKYPIHLIERPLIVKHGGHADQLSRMPELDKYRIRSITRLLQCGCLSEDQQTAAIAMLKNKCAIYAQGCRKRGRIAEAGEYEKLTEKF, encoded by the coding sequence ATGAATAACGGGAAATCACCGCTGGTCAGTGTTGTCCTGCCCACCTACAACCGGGCCTGGACGGTCCGGTCCGCAATTGACTCGGTCCTTAATCAGGATTACACCGCCCTGGAATTGATCGTTGTGGACGATGGGTCCACCGACGGCACGGCCGACCTTTTGGCGGACTACGGGACGCAGATTCAGGTCATTCGGCAAAGCAATCAGGGGGTCAGCGCCGCCCGAAATGCCGGCATTCAGGCTGCCGAAGGCAACTTGATCGCCCTTTTGGACTCGGACGATGCCTGGCTGCCGGGCAAAGTGGCCGCCCAGGTCGATTTTTTTTCCCGTCATCCCGATGCCCTGATCTGCCAGACCGAGGAACTCTGGATCCGAAACGGAGCGCGGGTCAATCCGGGCAAACGCCATCGCAAGGAGGGCGGCATGATCTTCGAGCGCAGTCTGGAACTGTGCCTGGTAAGCCCCTCGGCAGTAATGTTGCACCGGTCCCTGTTGGATGAAGTGGGGGGGTTCGATCCCGATCTTCCGGCCTGTGAGGATTACGATCTATGGCTACGCATCGCCTGGAAATACCCGATCCACCTGATCGAGCGCCCGTTGATCGTCAAACACGGCGGCCATGCCGACCAACTCTCGCGCATGCCCGAACTGGACAAATACCGCATCCGATCGATCACCCGCCTGTTGCAATGCGGTTGTCTGTCCGAGGATCAGCAAACGGCCGCCATCGCCATGTTGAAAAACAAGTGCGCTATTTATGCTCAGGGATGCCGCAAACGGGGACGGATAGCTGAAGCCGGGGAGTATGAAAAGTTGACAGAAAAATTTTAA
- a CDS encoding phosphoribosylanthranilate isomerase — protein sequence MPTPYHAKICCTTNPDDARLAAEAGADFFGVVVEVDFSPRSLTIEAARSLFDAPPLPAVALVCKMPESRIHRLIQDLCPFAVQFLGDSDRAVLKRLKSTFPETQIWQSVHLPQAGGQVELDDLKAGVEAYLQAGVDALLLDTAAIKQGQIKFGGTGLTFDWALAGTFMQMVPAGFPVWLAGGIDPDNVAAALAAVDPYGIDLCSGVEARSGKKDPAKVKRLMDAIRQASTKRGEKT from the coding sequence ATGCCGACACCTTACCATGCCAAAATCTGCTGCACCACCAATCCGGACGATGCCCGGCTGGCGGCCGAGGCCGGTGCCGATTTTTTCGGCGTGGTGGTGGAGGTGGATTTCTCACCCCGGTCATTGACCATCGAAGCGGCCCGGTCCCTGTTCGACGCGCCGCCACTGCCGGCCGTGGCCCTGGTGTGTAAAATGCCGGAAAGCCGCATTCATCGTCTCATCCAGGACCTATGCCCCTTTGCCGTGCAGTTTCTGGGCGATTCGGACCGGGCCGTGCTGAAACGGTTGAAATCGACTTTCCCGGAAACGCAAATCTGGCAGTCCGTGCATCTGCCCCAGGCCGGCGGCCAAGTCGAGCTGGACGATCTGAAAGCCGGCGTGGAGGCCTATCTCCAGGCCGGTGTGGACGCCCTGCTGCTGGATACGGCAGCGATCAAACAGGGCCAGATCAAATTTGGCGGAACCGGCCTGACTTTTGACTGGGCGCTGGCGGGCACCTTCATGCAGATGGTGCCCGCCGGGTTTCCCGTCTGGCTGGCCGGCGGCATCGATCCCGACAATGTCGCCGCCGCCCTGGCCGCCGTGGATCCGTATGGCATCGATCTGTGTTCAGGGGTGGAAGCACGCTCCGGAAAGAAGGATCCGGCCAAGGTCAAACGGTTAATGGATGCCATCCGACAGGCATCAACAAAGAGAGGTGAGAAAACGTGA